Part of the Bifidobacterium crudilactis genome is shown below.
TGCCATCACCCCCGTAGATGACTCCGAGATTCATTCCGGTGTCGGGGTTCTTGACAAAACCGTAAAGATACTGGATGCTCTCGAATCCGGTCCTTCCACACTGGGCCAACTCGTCGCGGCGACGAACCTCGCCCGACCAACGGCACATCGTCTCGCCATCGCGTTGGAGCGCCACCGTTTCGTCCTTCGCGACTCGCACGGGCGCTTCGTGCTCGGTTCCCGCTTCGCCGAGCTCGCGGCGGCTGCGGGCGAGGACAGACTGCTCACCGCGGCCGGACCGATCCTCCAGACCCTTCTCGACCGTACAGGCGAGTCCGCGCAGATATTTCGCCGCCAGGGCGATCAGCGGGTATGCATAGCCTCGGTCGAACGCAGCAGCGGGCTGCGCGACTCCATTCCGGTCGGTGCGATGCTCTCGATGGAGGCGGGTTCCGCCGCACAGATACTGCTCGCATGGGAAGATTCGGAACGTCTGCACCGTGGGCTTCGTCATGCGAAATTCACGGCCAGCAAGCTCGCGGCCGTCCGCAAACGCGGTTGGGCGGAATCCTCGAACGAACGCGAAGCGGGCGTCTCCTCCATATCGGCGCCGATACGAAACGCTTCGGGTAGCGTCAT
Proteins encoded:
- a CDS encoding IclR family transcriptional regulator — translated: MTFSESLPEVTENRRNDAENPVAVPPVAITPVDDSEIHSGVGVLDKTVKILDALESGPSTLGQLVAATNLARPTAHRLAIALERHRFVLRDSHGRFVLGSRFAELAAAAGEDRLLTAAGPILQTLLDRTGESAQIFRRQGDQRVCIASVERSSGLRDSIPVGAMLSMEAGSAAQILLAWEDSERLHRGLRHAKFTASKLAAVRKRGWAESSNEREAGVSSISAPIRNASGSVIAAISISGPTDRMGTAPGRHYAPLVMAAGKYLSDAIAKAAPLSGANL